One stretch of Natranaerovirga pectinivora DNA includes these proteins:
- the ruvA gene encoding Holliday junction branch migration protein RuvA, with protein MLAFIKGILNDIIEDIIIIESNNIGYEVRVPLSVISQLPTIGNDIKIHTYLYVREDAMSLYGFLTRDDLTVFKLLITVSGIGPKGALGILSTVTPDELRFAVIADDVKTISKSPGIGKKTAQKLILELKDKLSISDTLIHKEVESNSNDFIPTDIKTEAIQALTTLGYTSTEAVKAVKDIEINDNTQVEYIIKEALKKLSLF; from the coding sequence ATGTTAGCATTTATTAAAGGGATTTTAAATGATATTATAGAGGATATCATTATTATAGAAAGCAATAATATTGGTTATGAAGTTAGAGTACCTCTTTCTGTTATATCTCAATTGCCTACCATTGGCAATGATATAAAGATACATACATACCTTTATGTTAGAGAAGATGCTATGTCCTTGTATGGGTTTTTAACTAGGGATGACTTAACAGTTTTTAAACTACTTATTACTGTTAGTGGCATAGGTCCAAAAGGTGCTTTAGGTATTTTATCAACGGTTACCCCAGATGAATTAAGATTTGCAGTTATTGCAGACGATGTTAAAACCATTTCAAAATCACCAGGTATAGGCAAGAAAACAGCACAAAAATTGATTCTTGAATTAAAAGATAAATTAAGTATCAGTGATACTTTAATTCATAAAGAAGTAGAATCTAATTCAAATGATTTTATACCAACAGATATAAAAACAGAGGCTATTCAAGCATTAACCACACTTGGATATACAAGTACAGAGGCGGTAAAAGCTGTCAAGGATATAGAAATTAATGATAACACACAAGTAGAGTATATAATTAAAGAAGCTCTAAAAAAACTATCTTTATTTTAA
- the trpB gene encoding tryptophan synthase subunit beta, whose translation MEMNSKFGIFGGQYVPETLMQTLKELDEALEEAIKDKDFMEEYNYYLAQYVGRPSPLYYASRLTEYVGGAKIYLKREDLNHTGAHKINNVIGQLLLAKRLGKTKIIAETGAGQHGVATATGAALFNMECTVYMGEEDMRRQALNVFRMELLGAKVQGVSNGSKTLKEATSEAIRAWAKNVEDTFYIIGSVVGPHPYPKMVRCFQQIIGEETKSQSMEQEGKLPDAVIACVGGGSNAMGIFYPMLKDDVELIGVEAAGKGIDTKEHACSLAKGQIGVLHGMKSYLLQDENGNVDLAHSISAGLDYPGIGPEHAYLKDSKRVSYVSITDDEAVDAFMLLCKKEGIIPALESSHAIAHGLKKAKEMKKDEILVINLSGRGDKDVHTIGDYLKDKEGEKVE comes from the coding sequence ATGGAAATGAACAGTAAATTTGGTATTTTTGGTGGACAGTATGTGCCAGAAACATTGATGCAAACTTTAAAAGAATTAGATGAAGCCCTTGAAGAAGCGATAAAGGATAAAGACTTTATGGAGGAATACAATTATTACCTTGCTCAGTATGTGGGACGTCCAAGTCCATTGTATTATGCAAGCAGGTTAACAGAATATGTAGGTGGAGCAAAAATTTACCTTAAAAGAGAAGATTTAAATCATACAGGGGCACATAAAATCAACAATGTTATTGGACAATTGCTCTTAGCCAAACGTTTAGGTAAGACAAAGATCATAGCCGAAACAGGAGCAGGGCAACATGGCGTTGCAACAGCTACAGGGGCAGCCCTTTTTAATATGGAATGTACTGTTTATATGGGAGAAGAAGATATGCGTCGTCAAGCCCTTAATGTCTTTAGAATGGAATTACTAGGGGCGAAAGTGCAAGGGGTTTCTAATGGGAGTAAGACTTTAAAAGAAGCAACAAGTGAAGCCATTCGTGCTTGGGCAAAAAATGTAGAGGATACCTTTTATATAATTGGTTCAGTTGTAGGCCCACATCCGTATCCTAAGATGGTAAGATGTTTTCAACAGATTATTGGAGAAGAGACTAAAAGTCAAAGCATGGAACAAGAAGGCAAATTGCCTGACGCTGTTATTGCCTGTGTAGGTGGAGGTAGTAATGCTATGGGTATTTTTTATCCAATGCTTAAGGATGATGTTGAATTAATAGGCGTTGAAGCAGCAGGAAAAGGTATCGATACAAAAGAGCATGCCTGCTCCCTAGCTAAAGGTCAGATTGGTGTTTTACATGGTATGAAAAGTTATTTATTACAAGATGAAAATGGCAATGTGGATCTTGCTCATTCTATATCTGCGGGACTAGATTATCCAGGAATAGGACCAGAACATGCCTACCTTAAAGACAGTAAAAGAGTTAGTTATGTGTCAATAACAGACGATGAAGCTGTTGATGCCTTTATGTTATTGTGTAAGAAAGAAGGGATTATTCCAGCCCTTGAAAGCTCTCATGCAATAGCCCATGGGCTTAAAAAAGCCAAAGAGATGAAAAAAGATGAGATTTTAGTCATTAATTTATCAGGTCGTGGTGATAAAGATGTTCATACAATAGGGGATTATCTAAAAGATAAGGAAGGTGAGAAAGTTGAATAG
- the ruvB gene encoding Holliday junction branch migration DNA helicase RuvB, whose amino-acid sequence MEKRFITTELIDEDNKIENHLRPQMFGDYIGQFKVKENLKVFIEAAKLRNESLDHVLLYGPPGLGKTTLASIIANEMGVNIKVTSGPAIEKPGDMAAILNNLQEGDVLFIDEIHRLNRQVEEVMYPAMEDFAIDIIIGKGPAARSIRLDLPKFTLIGATTRVGLLTSPLRDRFGVINRLELYSTEELTDIVKRSSTVLNVCIDNTGAEEIARRSRGTPRLANRLLKRVRDYAQVKYDGSINKEVADDALNLLEVDKMGLDKIDRRMLKAMMDKFNGGPVGLDTLAASIGEDSGTIEDVYEPFLIKIGYINRTPRGRMLTPLAYKHFGIEIE is encoded by the coding sequence ATGGAAAAGAGATTTATTACAACAGAATTAATTGATGAAGATAATAAAATAGAGAATCATTTAAGACCTCAAATGTTTGGTGACTACATAGGTCAGTTTAAAGTAAAAGAGAATTTGAAGGTATTTATAGAAGCTGCAAAGTTGAGAAATGAATCCTTAGACCATGTCTTACTATATGGTCCACCTGGTCTTGGCAAAACAACATTAGCAAGTATTATTGCTAATGAAATGGGCGTTAATATTAAAGTTACTTCAGGACCGGCCATAGAAAAACCAGGAGATATGGCAGCTATACTTAATAATTTACAAGAAGGAGATGTCCTTTTTATAGATGAAATACATAGACTAAATAGGCAAGTGGAAGAAGTGATGTATCCTGCAATGGAAGATTTTGCTATTGATATTATTATTGGCAAAGGCCCAGCTGCAAGATCAATTCGATTAGATTTGCCTAAATTTACTCTTATAGGGGCTACTACCAGAGTAGGGTTATTAACATCTCCTTTAAGAGATCGATTTGGTGTTATTAACAGATTAGAATTATATTCTACAGAAGAATTAACAGATATTGTCAAAAGGTCGTCAACAGTTCTAAATGTATGTATTGATAATACTGGTGCAGAAGAGATTGCAAGACGCTCTAGAGGCACACCAAGATTAGCCAACCGATTATTAAAAAGGGTGAGAGATTATGCCCAAGTAAAGTACGATGGTTCAATAAATAAAGAAGTGGCAGATGATGCCCTTAACTTACTTGAAGTAGATAAAATGGGATTGGATAAAATAGATCGTAGAATGCTAAAAGCGATGATGGATAAATTTAATGGAGGTCCTGTTGGGTTAGACACATTAGCAGCTTCTATTGGAGAAGACAGCGGAACAATCGAAGATGTTTATGAACCTTTTCTAATTAAGATAGGGTATATCAATAGAACGCCTCGAGGTCGTATGCTTACCCCTTTAGCCTATAAGCATTTTGGTATAGAAATAGAATAA
- a CDS encoding anthranilate synthase component I family protein, whose amino-acid sequence MKKLRIYFKRLENIGVNPSYLYELYVGDALGFLLESYSDGKGRYSFAGKRPCEKLVSRDDGLSIDDFNGNIRTLSGNPVALLKAYLSEYEVMNSIDLPFEGGLVGAIGYDFIRYIEELPNSNDDLLGIEPVQLLLVKEFIAIDHMTKEMTIVVLESDSVEGEERASKKIKGIEVEIEGYFSNPITNKFQGYSQCDGVIVGKTDNKEGFSEKVRKAKRYIKEGDIFQVVLSQRWAIETKKEGFTLFKELKELNPSPYLYYFNFIDYEIIGSSPEMLVNKTGDKVLTCPIAGTRKRGKTPEEDLALKKELLEDEKERAEHVMLVDLARNDMGKIAEFNSVNVCQFMEVHNYSHVMHIVSLVEGISKSKHSLDILGSFLPAGTLSGAPKIRAMEIIDELESVRRGLYGGAIGYIGFNGNMDVCITIRTMIKKANTVYLQAGAGIVADSIPEMEYEECCHKAKALSKILLEEVDSLDSTY is encoded by the coding sequence ATGAAGAAGTTGAGGATTTATTTTAAGAGATTAGAGAATATAGGTGTTAATCCATCTTATTTGTATGAGTTGTATGTTGGTGATGCGTTAGGTTTTTTACTTGAGAGTTATAGTGATGGGAAAGGGCGTTATTCATTTGCGGGGAAGAGACCTTGTGAGAAGTTGGTTTCTAGGGATGATGGATTGAGTATTGATGATTTTAATGGGAATATCAGGACTTTGAGTGGAAATCCTGTGGCCTTATTGAAAGCGTATCTTTCAGAGTATGAGGTTATGAATTCTATTGATTTGCCTTTTGAAGGCGGTTTGGTTGGAGCTATTGGATACGATTTTATTCGATATATAGAGGAGTTGCCTAATTCTAATGACGATCTTTTAGGTATTGAGCCTGTGCAGCTTTTATTGGTTAAAGAGTTTATTGCCATTGACCATATGACGAAGGAAATGACCATTGTGGTTTTAGAGAGTGATTCAGTAGAGGGTGAAGAAAGAGCCAGTAAGAAGATCAAAGGCATAGAAGTTGAAATAGAAGGTTATTTTTCTAATCCAATAACAAATAAATTTCAAGGATACAGTCAATGTGACGGTGTGATTGTTGGTAAGACAGATAATAAGGAAGGGTTTTCTGAAAAGGTTAGAAAAGCCAAAAGGTATATAAAAGAGGGAGATATCTTCCAAGTTGTTTTATCACAAAGATGGGCAATTGAAACAAAAAAAGAAGGGTTTACTTTGTTTAAGGAATTAAAAGAGCTTAACCCATCTCCTTATTTGTATTATTTTAATTTTATTGACTATGAGATTATAGGGAGTTCACCAGAGATGTTGGTGAATAAAACAGGGGATAAAGTCCTTACTTGCCCAATTGCAGGCACAAGAAAAAGAGGTAAAACACCAGAGGAAGATTTAGCTCTTAAAAAGGAATTATTAGAGGATGAAAAAGAAAGAGCAGAACATGTTATGTTAGTAGATCTTGCTAGAAATGATATGGGAAAAATAGCTGAATTTAATTCTGTTAATGTGTGCCAGTTTATGGAAGTTCACAATTATTCTCACGTAATGCACATTGTTTCTTTAGTTGAGGGCATTAGCAAATCAAAACATTCGTTAGATATTCTTGGTTCCTTTTTGCCAGCAGGTACATTAAGTGGGGCACCGAAAATTAGGGCAATGGAAATCATTGATGAGTTAGAGTCTGTTAGAAGAGGTCTATATGGTGGGGCCATTGGTTATATTGGGTTTAATGGGAATATGGATGTATGTATTACCATAAGAACCATGATTAAAAAAGCCAATACAGTGTATTTACAAGCTGGAGCAGGTATTGTTGCTGATTCAATACCAGAGATGGAATATGAAGAATGTTGTCACAAAGCAAAAGCACTATCAAAAATTTTATTAGAGGAGGTAGACAGTCTTGATTCTACTTATTGA
- the trpC gene encoding indole-3-glycerol phosphate synthase TrpC — protein MILDEIIEKKKKRIEEVKRDIPFEIIKERALKMGIEKDNKFYNAISQQGLSVIGEIKNASPSTGPLQVQLSLEDRVDKYTNAVDAISVLTEEDYFNGSVTILESVRKRTRTPILRKDFIVDTYQIYEARTIGSDAILLIAAALHLDELIMFNVLARSLNLEVLLEVHDEEDLDKALLTNNRIIGINNRNLKDFSISLETTKRLRPLIPNDRLVVSESGISTIRDIEYLKTLNINGILVGRSLMETENPDQLVKEWKEHFES, from the coding sequence ATGATATTAGATGAAATTATAGAAAAAAAGAAAAAAAGAATTGAAGAAGTAAAGAGGGATATACCTTTTGAGATAATAAAAGAGAGAGCATTAAAAATGGGTATTGAAAAGGATAATAAATTTTATAATGCCATAAGTCAACAAGGCTTATCTGTCATAGGTGAAATTAAAAATGCTTCTCCATCAACAGGTCCATTACAAGTCCAGCTTAGTTTAGAGGATAGGGTGGATAAATATACAAACGCTGTTGATGCTATTTCTGTATTAACAGAAGAAGATTACTTTAATGGAAGTGTTACGATTTTGGAAAGTGTACGTAAAAGAACAAGAACACCAATTCTTAGAAAAGATTTTATAGTGGATACCTATCAAATATATGAAGCAAGAACAATAGGATCGGATGCCATCTTACTCATTGCCGCAGCATTGCATTTAGATGAATTGATTATGTTCAATGTATTGGCAAGAAGTCTTAATTTAGAAGTGTTATTAGAAGTACATGATGAAGAGGACTTAGATAAAGCATTGCTTACAAACAATAGAATCATAGGCATTAACAATAGAAACCTTAAAGATTTTTCCATAAGTTTAGAAACGACAAAAAGACTGAGACCTCTCATACCAAATGATCGATTGGTTGTATCAGAAAGTGGCATTAGTACAATTAGAGATATAGAGTATTTAAAAACATTAAATATTAATGGTATTTTAGTGGGAAGATCTTTAATGGAAACAGAAAATCCAGATCAATTGGTGAAGGAGTGGAAAGAGCATTTTGAATCCTAA
- the trpD gene encoding anthranilate phosphoribosyltransferase, with product MIKEALEQVIHKENLSEETMTIVMTEIMNGEVNEILLSSFLTALKIKGETADEIAGAAKVMREKADKIDLEALDTIDTCGTGGDGVGTFNISTGVAFVLAAADLKVVKHGNRSISSKCGSADVLEEMNVNLDLDKEKIKKCILEENIGFLFAPNHHQAMKYAMTVRKTLGFRTIFNLLGPLSNPALAKKQLLGVYDAHLTETMALALQKVGVERALVVHGSDGLDEITITGPTKMTELNNGQITTYFVKPEDFGLKAASIEDIKGGNKEENAAILKAIFNGEESPKTDILLLNSGAALYIAGKVKNIEEGITMARELIRSQKVYKKLESYVNYTKKLA from the coding sequence ATGATTAAAGAGGCATTAGAACAAGTAATCCATAAAGAAAATCTTTCAGAAGAAACAATGACAATAGTAATGACTGAAATTATGAACGGAGAAGTCAATGAAATTTTGTTATCCTCCTTCTTAACAGCATTAAAAATAAAAGGTGAAACAGCAGATGAAATTGCTGGCGCAGCAAAAGTAATGAGAGAAAAGGCAGATAAAATAGATTTAGAAGCCTTAGACACCATAGATACATGCGGTACTGGTGGAGATGGTGTGGGTACCTTTAATATATCCACAGGTGTTGCCTTTGTATTAGCAGCTGCAGATTTAAAAGTAGTAAAACACGGTAATCGCTCCATTAGTAGCAAGTGTGGAAGTGCTGATGTTTTGGAAGAAATGAATGTTAATCTAGATTTAGATAAAGAAAAAATTAAAAAATGCATTCTAGAGGAAAATATAGGTTTTTTATTTGCACCAAATCATCATCAAGCAATGAAATATGCCATGACTGTTCGAAAAACTTTAGGTTTTAGAACCATCTTTAACCTTCTTGGGCCTTTATCTAATCCAGCTTTAGCAAAAAAACAGCTACTAGGTGTTTATGATGCCCATTTGACAGAAACTATGGCATTGGCTCTTCAAAAAGTTGGTGTAGAGCGAGCCCTAGTGGTTCACGGTAGTGATGGTCTTGACGAGATAACCATTACTGGGCCAACGAAAATGACTGAACTAAATAATGGACAAATAACCACATACTTTGTAAAACCGGAAGACTTTGGTCTTAAGGCTGCATCTATTGAAGACATTAAAGGTGGGAATAAAGAAGAAAATGCAGCAATTCTTAAAGCTATATTTAATGGGGAAGAAAGTCCAAAAACAGATATTTTATTGCTAAACAGTGGAGCAGCACTTTATATTGCTGGTAAGGTAAAAAATATAGAAGAAGGTATTACAATGGCTAGAGAGTTGATCCGTAGTCAAAAAGTATATAAAAAACTTGAATCCTATGTCAATTATACAAAAAAGTTAGCATAA
- a CDS encoding phosphoribosylanthranilate isomerase, producing MNPKIKICGITKKEEIPVLNEFNIDYVGFVFAKSKREVSVKDSMNLRANLNNNIKTVAVVKEPPIELLEEILQGGFDILQWHGSLKEETIKHINMPIWQAISVKDKESLGNIIYDEKIIGYVFDGSAPGSGKPFDWQVLSDIQINSELILAGGLDSDNIIEAINKIKPTIVDVSSGVESDKGKDPYKIKEFVRKVKNYGNEQ from the coding sequence TTGAATCCTAAAATTAAAATATGTGGTATAACAAAAAAGGAAGAAATTCCTGTATTAAATGAATTCAATATAGATTATGTAGGATTTGTATTTGCTAAGTCCAAAAGAGAAGTAAGTGTAAAGGATTCTATGAATTTAAGAGCCAATCTTAATAATAATATAAAAACAGTAGCCGTTGTAAAAGAACCTCCTATAGAATTATTAGAAGAAATCCTCCAAGGTGGGTTTGATATTCTTCAATGGCACGGTTCTTTAAAAGAAGAAACAATAAAACATATTAATATGCCCATATGGCAGGCCATTTCAGTTAAGGACAAAGAATCATTAGGGAATATTATATATGACGAAAAAATTATTGGATATGTTTTTGATGGGAGCGCCCCTGGAAGTGGGAAGCCATTTGATTGGCAAGTTCTAAGTGATATTCAAATCAATTCTGAATTAATCCTTGCAGGTGGATTAGATAGTGATAATATTATTGAAGCCATCAATAAGATTAAACCGACAATTGTAGATGTAAGTTCAGGTGTAGAAAGTGACAAAGGCAAAGATCCTTATAAAATAAAAGAATTTGTAAGAAAGGTGAAAAATTATGGAAATGAACAGTAA
- a CDS encoding anthranilate synthase component II: MILLIDNYDSFTYNLYQYLGKYTSDIKVVRNDKITIKEIRELNPDKIILSPGPKTPYEAGICMDVVTELSRDYPILGICLGHQSIAAAFGGTVSYAKALFHGKQSVITHDGEGIFKNLPNPLPVARYHSLSVIKENLPEELMAIAETDDGEIMAIKHRTYKTVGLQFHPESIYTEEGHQIIYNFLKGDI; encoded by the coding sequence TTGATTCTACTTATTGATAATTACGATTCTTTCACTTATAACTTGTATCAATATCTTGGCAAATACACATCAGATATAAAAGTAGTACGTAACGATAAAATTACCATTAAAGAAATTAGAGAACTTAATCCAGATAAAATCATATTATCACCAGGACCTAAAACCCCTTATGAAGCAGGTATATGTATGGATGTGGTAACAGAATTATCAAGAGATTATCCAATATTAGGTATTTGTTTAGGTCATCAATCCATTGCAGCAGCTTTTGGTGGTACCGTAAGTTATGCCAAAGCATTGTTCCATGGCAAACAATCAGTCATTACGCATGATGGTGAAGGTATTTTTAAAAACCTTCCAAACCCTTTACCTGTTGCCAGATATCACTCTTTATCTGTAATTAAAGAAAACCTGCCAGAAGAACTTATGGCTATTGCAGAAACAGATGATGGAGAAATTATGGCAATAAAACATAGAACTTATAAAACAGTTGGGTTGCAATTCCATCCTGAATCTATTTATACAGAGGAAGGACACCAAATTATTTATAACTTTTTGAAAGGGGATATTTAA
- the trpA gene encoding tryptophan synthase subunit alpha, which translates to MNRIVNRLEILKKENKKAFVTYIMAGYPDAKTTKELVLEQAKVGVDVLEIGVPFSDPVADGSVIQVAGARALANGMSHRKVIEIVKEVREECDVPIILMLYYNTVLHYGLEKFVNDCIEAGVDGLIIPDLPLEEQYELEAFLKTDELINIQLVAPTSLKRLPYILDQAKGFLYCVSSLGVTGQENAFHNGLSEFLTTLKSHTELPLMLGFGITKPEDVKPLNNVIDGVIVGSAFINEIMKNESNIENAIHWVRNFKDNL; encoded by the coding sequence TTGAATAGGATTGTTAATAGGCTGGAAATATTAAAAAAAGAGAATAAGAAAGCTTTTGTTACTTATATAATGGCGGGATATCCTGATGCCAAAACCACAAAAGAATTAGTACTTGAACAGGCAAAAGTAGGAGTAGATGTATTAGAAATTGGGGTGCCTTTTTCAGACCCTGTTGCTGATGGCTCCGTTATTCAAGTTGCAGGTGCTAGAGCATTGGCCAATGGCATGTCTCATAGGAAAGTTATTGAGATTGTTAAAGAAGTAAGAGAAGAATGTGATGTGCCTATTATTTTGATGCTATATTATAATACGGTTTTACACTATGGCTTAGAAAAATTTGTCAATGATTGTATAGAAGCAGGAGTAGATGGATTGATTATACCTGATTTACCATTAGAAGAACAATATGAATTAGAAGCTTTTTTGAAAACAGATGAATTGATTAATATTCAATTGGTGGCACCAACTTCACTAAAAAGACTACCCTACATACTTGATCAGGCAAAAGGGTTTTTATATTGTGTTTCTTCATTAGGGGTAACGGGACAAGAAAATGCCTTTCATAATGGGTTGTCAGAATTTTTAACAACTCTGAAAAGTCATACAGAGTTACCGCTAATGTTAGGTTTTGGTATTACTAAACCAGAAGATGTAAAGCCATTAAACAATGTTATTGATGGGGTTATTGTTGGCTCTGCTTTTATAAATGAAATAATGAAAAATGAAAGTAATATTGAGAACGCAATTCACTGGGTTAGGAATTTTAAAGATAATCTATAA
- a CDS encoding DUF3137 domain-containing protein, with the protein MKSLDEFRTYYNSMYYRLVALDSQRENVKRRLDLMYGLVVVIGVCLFLIFYRYKLIPTLLITVVVISIQILTGYILQYFIKRNYLIEFKEIFIKEAIVFFSESLEYKPDAFIPIEEFNLSRLYIGSPDQYTGEDLVSGTLYSSQEKENLGKGINIKMSELEVKERRRGHKGQSHYATYFKGVFMIIDFNKNFKGETFILEDAGVFNYLGGRNGTERVKLEDIDFEKKFAVYGTDEIETRELLTPSFIDDIYEMSCRIGKPKMALINNKMYIGIPTKGNILEPMYKDSLLEFDNVKKYYDQLAKYFKVIEELNLDE; encoded by the coding sequence ATGAAATCACTTGACGAGTTTCGTACATATTACAATAGTATGTATTACAGATTAGTTGCCCTTGATAGCCAAAGGGAAAATGTTAAGAGAAGATTAGATTTAATGTATGGTCTAGTGGTTGTTATAGGCGTTTGTTTATTTTTAATATTTTATCGTTATAAATTAATTCCAACACTTCTAATAACCGTTGTGGTTATTAGTATTCAAATTTTAACAGGGTATATTTTACAATATTTTATTAAAAGAAACTATCTAATTGAGTTTAAAGAGATCTTCATCAAAGAAGCCATCGTTTTTTTTAGTGAGTCTTTAGAGTACAAACCAGATGCTTTTATTCCTATTGAAGAATTTAATTTGTCTAGGCTTTATATAGGGAGTCCTGACCAATACACAGGAGAAGATCTTGTGAGTGGTACATTATACTCATCTCAAGAGAAGGAAAATCTTGGAAAAGGTATAAATATAAAAATGTCTGAACTTGAAGTTAAAGAGAGACGAAGAGGTCATAAGGGTCAAAGTCATTATGCAACTTATTTTAAGGGCGTTTTTATGATCATAGATTTTAATAAAAATTTTAAAGGTGAAACATTTATCCTTGAAGATGCAGGTGTTTTTAACTATCTAGGGGGTAGGAATGGAACAGAGAGAGTAAAATTAGAAGATATTGACTTTGAGAAGAAGTTTGCTGTGTATGGAACGGATGAAATTGAAACCAGAGAGCTACTAACCCCTTCTTTCATAGATGATATCTATGAGATGAGTTGTAGAATTGGCAAACCTAAAATGGCACTGATCAATAATAAAATGTATATTGGTATACCTACTAAAGGGAATATTTTAGAACCTATGTATAAAGATTCTTTATTGGAATTTGATAATGTTAAAAAGTACTATGATCAATTGGCAAAGTATTTTAAAGTTATTGAGGAGCTAAATCTTGATGAGTAA
- a CDS encoding methyl-accepting chemotaxis protein, which yields MDKKNDYQEEKGNGNISKLVNFSFFRSVSWKLVLVITITFIINAPITQSINNFIIELGIISNDIGAYINTVVNILFVNIIILFVFNTIILKPLKAHIKTLNELSLGDLSHNVEVRGNGEFAQLAVATNATIDKLNSLISEIKTSANDTEEVTSNFAKSLSDINISTKEVAKVIEEIAVGNTKQAQDIEEGFSKAVQLGAAIEDNQIHLQELNISSKNVSELVEEGLSEMKELSDITDKNGMAMKEIYDVILRSNESSRKIGEATSVISSIAEQTNLLALNAAIEAARAGEAGRGFAIVANEIKNLAEQSSDSTKSIDETVKELQNTSKIVVDTMEKVSSISLTQEKSIENSKSKYTLISVAIKKSEEAVNRLNTSGDQVGELKKEIIDTLQNLSAVAQENAASTEEVAASIQEQTASINKIATAGKNMSNSAEKLSLMVDVFQVKNEL from the coding sequence TTGGACAAAAAAAATGACTACCAAGAAGAAAAAGGGAATGGGAATATTAGTAAATTAGTAAACTTTAGTTTTTTTAGGAGCGTAAGTTGGAAGTTAGTATTGGTTATAACAATTACTTTTATTATTAATGCACCAATTACACAGAGTATAAATAATTTTATCATTGAACTTGGAATAATCAGTAACGATATTGGTGCTTACATAAATACAGTAGTAAACATACTTTTTGTTAATATTATTATATTATTTGTCTTTAATACTATTATATTAAAGCCTTTGAAGGCACATATTAAAACACTTAATGAATTAAGTTTAGGCGATTTGTCTCATAATGTTGAGGTAAGAGGCAATGGGGAATTTGCACAACTTGCAGTAGCAACGAATGCAACCATAGATAAATTAAATAGTCTTATTAGTGAAATTAAAACAAGTGCAAATGACACAGAAGAAGTTACTTCAAATTTTGCAAAAAGTTTGAGTGATATTAATATTAGTACCAAAGAAGTTGCAAAAGTAATAGAAGAAATTGCAGTGGGTAATACTAAACAAGCTCAAGACATAGAAGAAGGATTTTCAAAAGCTGTCCAATTAGGGGCTGCAATAGAAGATAATCAAATTCATTTGCAAGAATTGAATATATCCTCTAAAAATGTTAGTGAATTAGTTGAAGAAGGACTCAGTGAGATGAAAGAGTTATCTGATATTACTGATAAAAATGGTATGGCTATGAAAGAGATTTATGATGTAATATTAAGATCAAATGAAAGTTCAAGAAAGATTGGAGAAGCAACTAGTGTAATTTCATCAATAGCAGAGCAGACGAATTTATTAGCTTTAAATGCAGCAATTGAGGCTGCTCGTGCAGGAGAAGCAGGAAGAGGATTTGCCATTGTTGCAAATGAAATAAAAAACTTAGCTGAACAATCATCTGATTCTACAAAATCAATTGATGAAACAGTAAAAGAATTACAAAATACTTCAAAGATTGTAGTTGATACCATGGAGAAAGTTTCTTCAATATCACTAACACAAGAAAAAAGCATAGAAAATAGTAAGTCAAAATATACTTTAATATCCGTGGCAATTAAAAAATCAGAAGAAGCAGTTAACAGATTGAATACCTCTGGAGATCAGGTGGGAGAATTAAAAAAAGAAATAATAGATACCTTACAAAATCTATCAGCAGTTGCACAAGAAAATGCTGCATCAACAGAAGAAGTTGCAGCGTCAATACAAGAGCAAACAGCTTCTATTAATAAAATTGCTACTGCAGGAAAAAATATGTCAAACTCTGCAGAAAAATTAAGTTTAATGGTTGATGTATTTCAAGTGAAAAATGAATTATAA